GCCTGTGGTACGACCAACTGCTGGCCGAAAGTCTCGGCAAGGACGGCCAAGGCACCACGCCCCTGACCGTGGTCAACACGCGCGATCTGCATTCGCGCGGGCAGCAGCATCAGGAAGGTGCCCGCGACAAGCTGATTACGAACTTGATCGTCGATGCGCCACGGCGCGATCGGTTGGCCGTGGGCCGCTCGGAATTCGACCAGGACCAGCTCAACTCGCTGGCAGACAAGACGCTGGCCGACGTGATGGCCGCTGCCATTGCCGGCACCAACCAGGCCTACCGGGAAGACGGCCGCCCGACGGCCGACCTTCACCTGCCGCGATTGCACGTCTCGACGCTTGGCCAATTCTTCCAGATGATGATGCTGGCGACCGTCGTCGAAGGCCGGCTGATCGGGATCAACCCCTACGGTCAACCCGGCGTCGAGGCCTACAAGAAACACATGAACGCCTTCTTGCGGCAAACGCGTTGAGCCGCCGCATCGCTAGCGCGGCGCGCCGACATCCGGGAGCTGGCGTGCCCGAGGAGCTTGTTGAAACATGGCAGTCGAATTGACCTGGCTCGGCCACGGCACGTGGTTGATCCAATCGGGCTCGCACCGTCTGATCCTCGATCCGTTCCTGAACGAATCGCCGACGGCCCCTTGCCGCGCCGAGTCGATCGACGTCGATTTCGTCCTCGTCTCGCACGGTCACTTCGACCACGTGGCCGACGCGGCGGCCATCGCCAAGCGCTGCGGCGCCACGCTGGTGTCGAACTGGGAAATCTGCCAGTGGTTCGGCCAGCAGGGCGTCGAAAACACGCATCCGATGAATACCGGCGGCACAGCGAAGCTTGCTTTCGGCACCGTGCAATCGACGATTGCCTTTCACAGCTCGACCCTGCCCGACGGCGCCAGCGGCGGCAACCCGGGCGGCTTTGTGCTGCAGCTCGACGGCCGCCGGATCTACTTCGCTTGCGACACGTCGGTCTTTTCCGATATGCAGCGGATCGGTCGCGGCGGTCTCGATCTGGCGGTGCTGCCCATCGGCGACACGTTCACGA
This portion of the Pirellulales bacterium genome encodes:
- a CDS encoding metal-dependent hydrolase produces the protein MAVELTWLGHGTWLIQSGSHRLILDPFLNESPTAPCRAESIDVDFVLVSHGHFDHVADAAAIAKRCGATLVSNWEICQWFGQQGVENTHPMNTGGTAKLAFGTVQSTIAFHSSTLPDGASGGNPGGFVLQLDGRRIYFACDTSVFSDMQRIGRGGLDLAVLPIGDTFTMGPSDSIEAIELLAPRRVAPAHYNTWPPIAQDAAAWAAQVRSRTQAEPVVLDPGGKLNL